The genomic region ctgtgtgaagagttggctttgggaatagttccagccttgggctaacagaaggtctggggaccatggccaccagggtccttttagtctcagtcagaccattaagtctggtctttttacgagaatttgaggtctgcatcccactgctctcctgctccatcagggattctctgttgtgttccctgtcagggcagtcattggttgtagccagccaggcaccatctagttcttctggtctcagactgatgtaatctctggtttatgtggccttttctgtctcttgggctcataattaccttctgtctttggtgttcttcattctcctttgctccaggtaggttgagaccaattgatgcaacttagatggccgcttgctagtgtttaagaccccagacaccactcatgaAAGTGGggttcagaatgttttcttaatagattttattatgccaaatgacccagatttcccctgaaaccatggtccccagacccctgcccctgctacgctgtccttcgaagtgttcagtttattcaggaaacttctttgcttgtggtttagtccagttgtgctgacctcttctgtattgtgtgttgtctttcccttcacctaaaatagttcttgtctactatctaatcagtgaatacccctctccctcccaccctccccaccctagtaaccatcaaaaaatattttcttctgtgtttaaactatttcttcagttcttataatagtggtctcatacaatatttgtccttttgcaacaatttcactcagcataatgccttccagattcctccatgttatgaaatgtttcagggattcatcactgttctttatcgatacatagtattccattgtgtgaatataccataatttatttatccattcatccattgatgagcaccttggttgcttccatctttttgctattgtaaacagtgctgcagtgaacatgggtgtgtgcatatatctgttcgtgtaaaggctcttatttctctaggatatattccaaggtgtggtTCTAGTTTTGAgctttctgtttgttcttttggccagTTGGTCTATCCCTGTGGCAAAACCTAGCTGTCATACTTATTTTATGATAACTTTGTAAGCCTTGATATTTGGTAAGGTAATCTTTGCCTCACCGTTTTCTTCTACAGGAGTGTGTCAACAGTTCTTGGTCCATTGCTCTTCAGAATCAGCTTGGCAAATTTCTCGTGAGACTCTGTTGCAGGTTTGATATTGCATTTCTTTGGGGAGACTGGACATCTTTATGATactgagtcttcctgtccatgaatgtggactatttctccatttattttggtATTCCTTAATGCCTGCCGTTAAATCATTAAAATGTATTCTTTTCTCCCTCTGTGACCTTTCCTCCTTTTGTATAAGAAACGTCCTGTGCTTACAGCTGAGTGACTTTCTCAGCTTTCTTTTAGAATGTTGGAGATCCAGAAGGCTCTTAGCATTTCAGACTGCCTCTGTCTCTTCTAGTCCAAGACAGTAGTGCTTTCGTtggtacaaaaaccaaacccacggctgtCGAGTCATCtccgactcacaggaaccctacaggagagagtagaactgccctgtagggtttctgaggagcggctggtggatttgaactgccgacattttggttagcagccgagctcttaaccattgtgccaccagggcgccttcatTCGTACAACTCTCTTTAAAAATTGTGAATTTTGTGTGAATTTGTTTAGGGTTTGCTGCATATTTACCGCCATGTTATTTCGTCATCATTTATCCTTCTCCTAAGTGCCAGGCCCTTCATTGTAACCTGAGGAGAACTTGCCCCTTGCCATGCCTGGAACTTTGTTCTCCTTGCTTCTATATCTGAAACATTACTTTCATATCCAGCACTTCACCTTATAAGTAGTTAAGGACTAAGTAGAATGGAATTTTCTCTTGATACTTACGATGCTTTTCTTAAGGAATGGCAGAACATGTTAAAGTAATATTTGGGGATTTTTGTGGTGTGCCCCCTCTAGTCATTCTGGCACGCTGGAAACCATGACGTCTCTCGAATGGCAGTATCCGCCCGACTTCCTGCCCCACCACCACTACCGCCCTGGGGGGAGTTGTAGAGCAAGgttcagcaaactacagcccaagGGCCAAATCCAGCCAGCTGTCTGTCCTTGCTTTGCCCATGAGCTAAGAATTTTTCATTAAATCTTACTTAATGGCTAAAAATATTCAGAAGATGAATGACTTATCGTGGCATGTGAAAGCTACATGAAATTAAAGTCTCGGGGTCCGTAGGAAGCTGTACCGGGACACAGCCTCGCTTGGTCGTTAGGGCATCTGGCCGCTTTCCTGCAGCGGTCGCAGAGTGAGCGGGGGCAGCAGAGATCAGATGGCCTCCAGGCTCTGAACTGTTTATTGTCTTAccctttacagaagaagtttCTGACCCATTGTCTGtcttatccagtgctgctgtaacagaaataccacaaatgggtggctttaacaagcagaaatgtaTATTCTCACggtttaggtggctagaagtccaaattcagagtgccagttctaggggagggctttctgttgctcttggctctgcaggaaggtccttgtctctggtGAGCTTCTGCTCGTAGGCAGTCTTTTTTGTTTAGTGCTCCTCAGCAGCCTTCGTGTCGCTCGGCATCACTCTTCCCCCATGTAGGCTTGCTAGCTTTCATTTAATCtccttaatatctcaaaagagatcaactcaagacaagacactaatcctgcctcattaacataacaaagacaacccggtcccaaatgggattataaccacaggaatagaggttagggtttacaacacaatggcggggggggggggggggggtacaattcagtccataacacccctGTTCTAGAATGGTTAGACAACTGGGCAaagctgttttgttctgttctagccCAATAATCCCCTCTAACATGATTGTTTAACGGGTCCTGTTTGAGGGAGCTGTGGACAAGTTGGAAGCCAGCACTGGGCCTCCCTTCAGCCAGCCTCTGCTTGTGCGTCTTCTTTCAGACTTACCTTAGCAAAACACTTTTCTTGGTGTGCACGCCCTGCTCTTGGTGTGCATGCGCTGCTCTTGGTGTGCACGCTCTGCCCTTGCAGTaaccatattttatgcaaataacacacgcctTCTGTGTTTGCTTGCTGGCCACATCTTCTCCTCTAGACACCCTCCCAAGGGCCTCCAGGTCAATTCTCTTCCACATATTGCCGTAAAAAAAGTTAGCCCACTTGTGAAAATACCTCCAAGTGATTCAGAATatttgtacgtgtgtgtgcaattgcttgcttgcttatttttaatattaaagaaaaatttatcagttttttaaCCATCTAAGTAATAGCTTGGTACTGTATTTACCCTTGTAATTGTTGAAtatctctattattttttttaagtgtgcatGCACTCTTTGTTCAGGTCATTAAATTTCTTGTTCTTTTAATTCGTCGTTTTGTGTTGCCCTACAACTTCATGTTATGCTATCCTGCAGTCCATCTCTTATTCCTACTAAATCTCATAAAAAAGATCttcaaaggtttttgttttttaagatgaaGAGCTTTTTACCTACCTTTGGAAATGCTGTGTACTTTTTATTATGATGATGCTGATTTTTTAAATCCAATTTTCAAGTGTGAATATTTCCTTTGGCAGATATTGAAACTTCATTGGGATATGTTTGATAGGTTTTTATGTTGCTTGACCCCTGGAATGTATGCCTGGTGTAGCCAAAGTCCATTTCGAGTGTTAAATTCTTAACATGAAAAAACAGATCTCTGTAAGGTGGAGTTAGAAAGTTAAGTACCACCTTTATCAGCCAGGATTCATTCAGGGGCCAGAAATGACAACAGCTATTTTTACAGAGAGAATTTAATATAAAGATTGTTAAATGACTATTGAGGAAATAATGCTTTTTTATAAAACAGAATGTCCTTCAAAATTATGCCTTCATTAATATTGAAAaggtcattttttattttgtacttggtcttaaaatatttcaaatcatGTTGAAAAATACGTTTTCTTTTAATTAGCAGGTGGTTCTAAGGAAGGAGGCGCTGGAGCAGTTGATGAAGATGATTTTATAAAAGCCTTTACAGACGTTCCTTCGGTCCAGGTGAGGCTCCCAGCAGGACGGCCTTCCAGGAATAGTGCTCCTCTACCTGCTTATCTAACgatttttgttgcttttcttattcttttttttcttaaatagctACATGAATTAAATATTTGACTTATTATTACCAAGCTGTCATTTGTTGGTACTTTTAGGTTTTCAAGTGATATTTTCAGTGAGGGTGAAATAAAATTGAACCCAAACTGTCGAATCACTGTACATTGTCGTGTGTTCTAATTAAAGTTCAGATTCTTGAGTTAATGAGTTCTGAGCCCAGAACCATGTGGGAGATTAGTTGACAGTGGAAATTTGGAAGCCATTTGCATAGAAGGAATTGATGTAGCCAAAGTAAATGTATGCATAAATAAGGCATATAAGTATTATTTccctgttttaaaaattaaaataaatggcaTATTCTCAATAGCCCTCTGCAATTTGACTTTTCATCCAGTACGgtttttcatatttttgtgcATTATAAAATGTGTGACTCCTGTTTGTTCACTTTGCCgatagataatattctgttgtatgaacAGACCACAATTCTGGtggacgtttaggttgtttctagctttttgctattccGCCGCGTGCTGCGATGAAGATTCTCGTACCTACATCCTTGATTATTTGTAGGGGTTTCTTTAGGGTGTAAACATGGGAGTGCGATTGCATGGTTAGAATTTCCAGCTTTGTTAGATATTACTCTGTAGAGATGGTTGTTCCAGTTTAAACTCTTACAGACTGTTTTTGCAGATAGTCCTCGACTGTCTGTATTACCTTTTCGGCTCTTTGAAAGGAAAAATTGTCCAGTAGGCTATTTAATTTACTTAGATCTTAAAAAGTTGTTGGAAAGCTTTAGAAACTTTTCTGATTTGAGTGTATTTTGTTATACCTTTATTGGGCCCATCTTTCTTATCTGAAcatacttttttaaagaaaaggaaaaacataacttCCGCACACAccttttccttttgtattttacAGGCCTTTCTTATCGGGGCCAGATTAGTGTTGGAGGAACAAGTAATAAAACTTCCTgaatttgaacattttttattgtTCAATGAGCTGCCAGACTTTTAGCATCATGGCATCAGTGAAGCCAAGGGCTCCTCAACTCTATGGAGGGAAAAAAGCTGATTCACAGTTACCCAGTGCTCCTTTACAACTAACCCCCCACCGTCCCCCCAGGCCTTCACCTTCCAAACGTTCCGCACCTTCCATTATGCCTTCTGGAGCATCTGTTCCATAAcatcaagtattttatcttttacagGCCTTTCTTATTGGGGCCAGATTAGTGTTGGAGGAACAAGTAGTAAAACTTGCTgaatttgaacattttttattgttaaatccTTAACAAAAAATCCTTAACCTCGTTTTTTGAGGACCCCTTCAACATCCTTGCCTTAGTTAAAACTTGATTATTTCTTGAAGTTCTTTAAAGGGAACACTATTCATTTTTCTCCACCCACATGCCCTCAGTAATTGATAGTGTCGTTGTTACTATACAAGAACAACAGGGTCTGTGGTTCTTGCTCTCCTCCTTGCCACTTGGTGAGCGTTATTCCAACACCCACTTGTATGAGAGATTCATGCTCTTGGTACGGACTCCTTATTGCTGCCATGTACTGACCTGGACGACTGTCCACTGttgcctggatttgaatctcagctctaccACACCAGCTGtcagccttgggcaagttacctagtTGCCTTCTCTTAAAATAGGAATGTTAGTGCTTACGCAGAAGGTTTTTGCTCAGGTCAGTTTCCCTGTTGCCTAGACTAGTGCAGTCTTATTAGGTGAACATCTGTTGAATGAGTAAAACAATAACGACATCTGGCTGCCTGGCAACTGGGTCCAGAGGAAACAAAGCCTGTGTCTATCCTGGCTACAGCCTATGAGAACACtggagggaaaaaatatatactaaaaaTACATCCTTTTGACAATATGTTGTAATAAGCATATGAATGCAGTAAGCTGTGTTGTATACCTGAAACTGTCTTGAGAAATTAGGCCTGTCTTTATTAATTATTTGGATGTTTGCATCttgtttttaaattacaaagCATTTTAAGAGTATGTTTaaagctacttaaaaaaaaccaaaaaaactcatgaGGAGGAAAATTGCAAAAGGGGTCACAGGTAAGGTAGAAAGACAAAATGTTTTTTAACATTGTCTATAGTGTATTTTCTGTCTCTAcaaaatgataataatgatgCTAGAGGGGGAAATAACCTTATTACTTGAAAGGTTGTTTTAAAAATCAGAGCGTAATTTTGATATTGCTTCTGTGAAGAAATATTATAATTCTGAATCTTTCCTTTAAGATCTATTCTAGTCGAGAACTTGaagaaacattaaataaaatcaGGGAAATTTTGTCAGATGACAAGCATGATTGGGATCAGCGTGCCAATGcagtaagtttttaaaaaatttcttatcCCTTTCCTTATTTTTTCAATGTTCgtttttaaaaagataggaaTTGATGAGTAGTACTGTCTGGTGTCTGGTTATGAAATGGAGAGTCTGGTAGGTAAGATTTCCTTCTGGAAATCATGCTGCCATAATACTGGATATAAAATGGCCTGGTATTTTCTGATTTAGGgtcagtgtttttttaatctatcgtatttttgttgttgagaatatacatagcagaacatacaccaattcgacagtttgtacatgtacaaatCGGTGACATCGATTATGTTCTTTGAATTCTGCAGCCATCCTCACCTTCCTTTTTGGAACTCTctctccaccattaacataaactcactgctccctaaatttcctacctaatctttcgagttgctgttgtcaatttgatcttagGGTCAGTTTTTATTGTGGATTTGCTTATCAGATAGAACCCGTTCCATCCATTTGTTAGCCTCTCCACCAAAACCagaaatccaaatccattgccatcgagctaatcctgactcatggcaaccccgtgtgttacagagtagacctgctccatagggttttcttggctgtgatctttatcgaagcagatcaccagggctttcttttacaGTGCCGCTGGATgaccttgaaccaccaaccttttgattagtagtcaagcacaaactgatTACACGACCCAGGGACCTAGCCTCCTAGGTGTACGACTGACcagggaagtgtgaggcctctctgTGGGGCTGCAGGGCTGCTCTTCGGTACTGCCCTGTATTCGCGTAATGAGGTTTACCAGTGAAGCAGCTCACACCGCCTCTGTGAGCTGAACGTTTTCATAGTACTGACATAAATTCACAACAGAGTGTcccttttgtttggtttttctcttctcttacgTATCTCTCATTGAATGTGATGCATATTTCTCACTTACCAAAGAAAAAATCTGGTATCCTTGaattaagaatatttttatttagcCTAAATTCCTTGAGGAAAACATttgatgaattttaaaataatacttgcATTGACAAAGGACCCTGTATTTTTAAGTTCGTGAATTTGACACATTTACATGTAAGGCACCAGCTGAGTAGCTAGGAGTCCGCAACAAGCCGGAGAATGGGTTTCATTTGAAGACTCCCATCTGCTCTAAGAGCTCCCAAATGAGCTGGTTGTGAAAATATCCATTTCGATGAATACAATCAAAATGGCCTTGTATGCTATGAACAAAAGATAAATTTTTTAGCTTCTCTTTGTTAGGAAATCTACGTATCTTAAAATGTCAAAATACTGTTTTTAACAGAGGGTTTGTTGCCGCACATTTGTTACATATAGTTTGTTCCTCCCCCTTCAGTCCTGAGGCTAGGCTGGTGCAGGAAAACCTTTGCTATAGGTGATCTGTGGAGAAACGTGACGGATTAAATGGTGTCCCTGTAAAATGTGAACTTTGTACCATTTGGAAACAGCAGATGGTCTTTTCgtctttttttaattaggaaaatGACACAGGCTCATTGCAGTAACTGAATACAAAGGATTATAAACCAAAAGTGAAAGTTCGGTCCCTATTAAGGGAACGCGTGTTTCCATTTCGGGGTATGTCCTTCTCTAGGTGTGTGTGTGCAAACATGAATAATCAGATAAACACGGGTCTGGTTTTGTTTTCACCCTTTGTATAAAAACTAACGGGATCGTTCTGGATATGTTacttagtaactttttttttttttaacttaacaaaCCATGCCTAGTCTGCACACCTGTATAGGTGTCAGGCATGTAAGAGTCACTCAGGTATTATTGAATGCAGATGAGCAGGTACCTGTTTTCCTTAGTTCACAGGTACCTGTATTCCTTAGTTcacaggtagctgttttccttAGCTCACAGGTAGCTGTATTCCTTAGTTcacaggtagctgttttccttAGTTCACAGGTACCTGTATTCCTTAGTTcacaggtagctgttttccttAGTTCACAGGTACCTGTATTCCTTAGTTCACAGGTACCTGTATTCCTTAGTTCACAGGTACCTGTTTTCCTTAGTTCACAGGTAGCTGTATTCCTTAGTTCACAGGTACCTGTTTTCCTTAGTTCACAGGTACCTGTATTCCTTAGTTCACAGGTAGCTGTATTCCTTAGTTCACAGGTACCTGTTTTCCTTAGTTCACAGGTAGCTGTATTCCTTAGTTCACAGGTACCTGTTTTCCTTAGTTCACAGGTACCTGTATTCCTTAGTTCACAGGTACCTGTTTTCCTTAGTTCACAGGTACCTGTATTCCTTAGTTCACAGGTACCTGTTTTCCTTAGTTCACAGGTACCTGTATTTCTTAGTTCACAGGTACCTGTATTCCTTAGTTCACAGGTACCTGTTTTCCTTAGCTCGCAGGTACCTGTTTTCCTTAGCTCGCAGGTACCTGTATTCCTTAGCTCGCAGGTAACTGTATTCTTTAGCTCACAGGTACCTGTATTCCTTAGTTCACAGGTACCTGTATTCCTTAGTTCACAGGTACCTGTTTTCCTTAGCTCACAGGTACCTGTATTCCTTAGTTcacaggtagctgttttccttAGTTCACAGGTACCTGTATTCCTTAGTTcacaggtagctgttttccttAGTTCACAGGTACCTGTATTCCTTAGTTCACAGGTACCTGTATTCCTTAGTTCACAGGTACCTGTTTTCCTTAGTTCACAGGTAGCTGTATTCCTTAGTTCACAGGTACCTGTTTTCCTTAGTTCACAGGTACCTGTATTCCTTAGTTcacaggtagctgttttccttAGTTCACAGGTACCTGTTTTCCTTAGTTCACAGGTAGCTGTATTCCTTAGTTCACAGGTACCTGTATTCCTTAGTTCACAGGTACCTGTATTCCTTAGTTCACAGGTACCTGTTTTCCTTAGTTCACAGGTAGCTGTATTCCTTAGTTCACAGGTACCTGTTTTCCTTAGTTCACAGGTACCTGTATTCCTTAGTTCACAGGTACCTGTTTTCCTTAGTTcacaggtagctgttttccttAGTTCACAGGTAGCTGTATTCCTTAGTTcacaggtagctgttttccttAGTTCACAGGTAGCTGTATTCCTTAGTTCACAGGTACCTGTATTTCTTAGTTCACAGGTACCTGTATTTCTTAGTTCACAGGTACCTGTTTTCCTTAGTTCACAGGTACCTGTTTTCCTTAGTTCGCAGGTACCTGTTTTCCTTAGTTCACGGGTGCCTGTATTCCTTAGCTCGCGGGTACCTGTATTCTTTAGCTTGCAGGTACCTGTATTCTTTAGCTCACAGGTACCTGTATTCCTTAGTTCACAGGTACCTGTATTCCTTAGTTCACAGGTACCTGTTTTCCTTAGCTCACAGGTACCTGTATTCCTTAGTTCGCAGGTAACTGTATTCCTTAGTTCGCAGGTAACTGTATTCTTTAGCTCACGGGTACCTGTATTCCTTAGCTCGCGGGTACCTGTATTCCTTAGCTCGCGGGTACCTGTATTCCTTAGCTCGCGGGTACCTGTATTCCTTAGCTCGCGGGTACCTGTATTCCTTAGCTCGCGGGTACCTGTATTCCTTAGCTCGCGGGTACCTGTATTCCTTAGCTCGCGGGTACCTGTATTCCTTAGCTCGCGGGTACCTGTATTCCTTAGCTCGCGGGTACCTGTATTCCTTAGCTCGCGGGTACCTGTATTCCTTAGCTCGCGGGTACCTGTATTCCTTAGCTCACGGGTGCCTGTTTTCCTTAGCTCGCGGGTGCCTGTATTCCTTAGCTCACGGGTACCTGTATTCCTTAGCTCACGGGTACCTGTTTTCCTTAGCTCGCGGGTACCTGTATTCCTTAGCTCGCGGGTACCTGTATTCCTTAGCTCACGGGTACCTGTATTCCTTAGCTCGCAGGTACCTGTTTTCCTTAGCTCGCAGGTACCTGTATTCCTTAGCTCGCAGGTACCTGTATTCCTTA from Elephas maximus indicus isolate mEleMax1 chromosome 27, mEleMax1 primary haplotype, whole genome shotgun sequence harbors:
- the LOC126068484 gene encoding uncharacterized protein LOC126068484 isoform X42, with amino-acid sequence MPSLHTCIGVRHVRVTQVLLNADEQVPVFLSSQVPVFLSSQVAVFLSSQVAVFLSSQVAVFLSSQVPVFLSSQVAVFLSSQVPVFLSSQVPVFLSSQVPVFLSSQVAVFLSSQVPVFLSSQVPVFLSSQVAVFLSSQVPVFLSSQVAVFLSSQVPVFLSSQVAVFLSSQVPVFLSSQVPVFLSSQVPVFLSSQVAVFLSSQVAVFLSSQVPVFLSSQVPVFLSSQVPVFLSSQVPVFLSSRVPVFLSSRVPVFFSLQVPVFFSSQVPVFLSSQVPVFLSSQVPVFLSSQVPVFLSSQVTVFLSSQVTVFFSSRVPVFLSSRVPVFLSSRVPVFLSSRVPVFLSSRVPVFLSSRVPVFLSSRVPVFLSSRVPVFLSSRVPVFLSSRVPVFLSSRVPVFLSSRVPVFLSSRVPVFLSSRVPVFLSSRVPVFLSSRVPVFLSSRVPVFLSSRVPVFLSSRVPVFLSSQVPVFLSSQVPVFLSSQVPVFLSSQVPVFLSSQVPVFLSSQVPVFLSSQVPVFLSSQVPVFLSSQVPVFLSSQVPVFLSSQVPVFLSSQVPVFLSSQVAVFLSSQVPVFLSSQVPVFLSSQVPVFLSSQVAVFLSSQVPVFLSSQVPVFLSSQVAVFLSSQVPVFLSSQVPVFLSSQPFPLDRLLAGPSLGSL
- the LOC126068484 gene encoding uncharacterized protein LOC126068484 isoform X5; the encoded protein is MPSLHTCIGVRHVRVTQVLLNADEQVPVFLSSQVPVFLSSQVAVFLSSQVAVFLSSQVAVFLSSQVPVFLSSQVAVFLSSQVPVFLSSQVPVFLSSQVPVFLSSQVAVFLSSQVPVFLSSQVPVFLSSQVAVFLSSQVPVFLSSQVAVFLSSQVPVFLSSQVPVFLSSQVAVFLSSQVPVFLSSQVAVFLSSQVPVFLSSQVPVFLSSQVPVFLSSQVAVFLSSQVPVFLSSQVPVFLSSQVAVFLSSQVPVFLSSQVAVFLSSQVPVFLSSQVPVFLSSQVPVFLSSQVAVFLSSQVPVFLSSQVPVFLSSQVPVFLSSQVAVFLSSQVAVFLSSQVPVFLSSQVPVFLSSQVPVFLSSQVPVFLSSRVPVFLSSRVPVFFSLQVPVFFSSQVPVFLSSQVPVFLSSQVPVFLSSQVPVFLSSQVTVFLSSQVTVFFSSRVPVFLSSRVPVFLSSRVPVFLSSRVPVFLSSRVPVFLSSRVPVFLSSRVPVFLSSRVPVFLSSRVPVFLSSRVPVFLSSRVPVFLSSRVPVFLSSRVPVFLSSRVPVFLSSRVPVFLSSRVPVFLSSRVPVFLSSRVPVFLSSRVPVFLSSQVPVFLSSQVPVFLSSQVPVFLSSQVPVFLSSQVPVFLSSQVPVFLSSQVPVFLSSQVPVFLSSQVPVFLSSQVPVFLSSQVPVFLSSQVPVFLSSQVAVFLSSQVPVFLSSQVPVFLSSQVPVFLSSQVAVFLSSQVPVFLSSQVPVFLSSQVAVFLSSQVPVFLSSQVPVFLSSQPFPLDRLLAGPSLGSL
- the LOC126068484 gene encoding uncharacterized protein LOC126068484 isoform X9, with product MPSLHTCIGVRHVRVTQVLLNADEQVPVFLSSQVPVFLSSQVAVFLSSQVAVFLSSQVAVFLSSQVPVFLSSQVAVFLSSQVPVFLSSQVPVFLSSQVPVFLSSQVAVFLSSQVPVFLSSQVPVFLSSQVAVFLSSQVPVFLSSQVAVFLSSQVPVFLSSQVPVFLSSQVAVFLSSQVPVFLSSQVPVFLSSQVPVFLSSQVAVFLSSQVPVFLSSQVPVFLSSQVAVFLSSQVPVFLSSQVAVFLSSQVPVFLSSQVPVFLSSQVPVFLSSQVAVFLSSQVPVFLSSQVPVFLSSQVPVFLSSQVAVFLSSQVAVFLSSQVPVFLSSQVPVFLSSQVPVFLSSQVPVFLSSRVPVFLSSRVPVFFSLQVPVFFSSQVPVFLSSQVPVFLSSQVPVFLSSQVPVFLSSQVTVFLSSQVTVFFSSRVPVFLSSRVPVFLSSRVPVFLSSRVPVFLSSRVPVFLSSRVPVFLSSRVPVFLSSRVPVFLSSRVPVFLSSRVPVFLSSRVPVFLSSRVPVFLSSRVPVFLSSRVPVFLSSRVPVFLSSRVPVFLSSRVPVFLSSRVPVFLSSRVPVFLSSQVPVFLSSQVPVFLSSQVPVFLSSQVPVFLSSQVPVFLSSQVPVFLSSQVPVFLSSQVPVFLSSQVPVFLSSQVPVFLSSQVPVFLSSQVPVFLSSQVAVFLSSQVPVFLSSQVPVFLSSQVPVFLSSQVAVFLSSQVPVFLSSQVPVFLSSQVAVFLSSQVPVFLSSQVPVFLSSQPFPLDRLLAGPSLGSL
- the LOC126068484 gene encoding uncharacterized protein LOC126068484 isoform X19, producing the protein MPSLHTCIGVRHVRVTQVLLNADEQVPVFLSSQVPVFLSSQVAVFLSSQVAVFLSSQVAVFLSSQVPVFLSSQVAVFLSSQVPVFLSSQVPVFLSSQVPVFLSSQVAVFLSSQVPVFLSSQVPVFLSSQVAVFLSSQVPVFLSSQVAVFLSSQVPVFLSSQVPVFLSSQVPVFLSSQVPVFLSSQVPVFLSSQVPVFLSSQVPVFLSSQVTVFFSSQVPVFLSSQVPVFLSSQVPVFLSSQVPVFLSSQVAVFLSSQVPVFLSSQVAVFLSSQVPVFLSSQVAVFLSSQVAVFLSSQVPVFLSSQVPVFLSSQVPVFLSSQVPVFLSSRVPVFLSSRVPVFFSLQVPVFFSSQVPVFLSSQVPVFLSSQVPVFLSSQVPVFLSSQVTVFLSSQVTVFFSSRVPVFLSSRVPVFLSSRVPVFLSSRVPVFLSSRVPVFLSSRVPVFLSSRVPVFLSSRVPVFLSSRVPVFLSSRVPVFLSSRVPVFLSSRVPVFLSSRVPVFLSSRVPVFLSSRVPVFLSSRVPVFLSSRVPVFLSSRVPVFLSSRVPVFLSSQVPVFLSSQVPVFLSSQVPVFLSSQVPVFLSSQVPVFLSSQVPVFLSSQVPVFLSSQVPVFLSSQVPVFLSSQVPVFLSSQVPVFLSSQVPVFLSSQVAVFLSSQVPVFLSSQVPVFLSSQVPVFLSSQVAVFLSSQVPVFLSSQVPVFLSSQVAVFLSSQVPVFLSSQVPVFLSSQPFPLDRLLAGPSLGSL
- the LOC126068484 gene encoding uncharacterized protein LOC126068484 isoform X47 — its product is MPSLHTCIGVRHVRVTQVLLNADEQVPVFLSSQVPVFLSSQVAVFLSSQVAVFLSSQVAVFLSSQVPVFLSSQVAVFLSSQVPVFLSSQVPVFLSSQVPVFLSSQVAVFLSSQVPVFLSSQVPVFLSSQVAVFLSSQVPVFLSSQVAVFLSSQVPVFLSSQVPVFLSSQVAVFLSSQVAVFLSSQVPVFLSSQVPVFLSSQVPVFLSSQVPVFLSSRVPVFLSSRVPVFFSLQVPVFFSSQVPVFLSSQVPVFLSSQVPVFLSSQVPVFLSSQVTVFLSSQVTVFFSSRVPVFLSSRVPVFLSSRVPVFLSSRVPVFLSSRVPVFLSSRVPVFLSSRVPVFLSSRVPVFLSSRVPVFLSSRVPVFLSSRVPVFLSSRVPVFLSSRVPVFLSSRVPVFLSSRVPVFLSSRVPVFLSSRVPVFLSSRVPVFLSSRVPVFLSSQVPVFLSSQVPVFLSSQVPVFLSSQVPVFLSSQVPVFLSSQVPVFLSSQVPVFLSSQVPVFLSSQVPVFLSSQVPVFLSSQVPVFLSSQVPVFLSSQVAVFLSSQVPVFLSSQVPVFLSSQVPVFLSSQVAVFLSSQVPVFLSSQVPVFLSSQVAVFLSSQVPVFLSSQVPVFLSSQPFPLDRLLAGPSLGSL
- the LOC126068484 gene encoding uncharacterized protein LOC126068484 isoform X7; the encoded protein is MPSLHTCIGVRHVRVTQVLLNADEQVPVFLSSQVPVFLSSQVAVFLSSQVAVFLSSQVAVFLSSQVPVFLSSQVAVFLSSQVPVFLSSQVPVFLSSQVPVFLSSQVAVFLSSQVPVFLSSQVPVFLSSQVAVFLSSQVPVFLSSQVAVFLSSQVPVFLSSQVPVFLSSQVPVFLSSQVPVFLSSQVPVFLSSQVPVFLSSQVPVFLSSQVAVFLSSQVPVFLSSQVPVFLSSQVAVFLSSQVPVFLSSQVAVFLSSQVPVFLSSQVPVFLSSQVPVFLSSQVAVFLSSQVPVFLSSQVPVFLSSQVPVFLSSQVAVFLSSQVAVFLSSQVPVFLSSQVPVFLSSQVPVFLSSQVPVFLSSRVPVFLSSRVPVFFSLQVPVFFSSQVPVFLSSQVPVFLSSQVPVFLSSQVPVFLSSQVTVFLSSQVTVFFSSRVPVFLSSRVPVFLSSRVPVFLSSRVPVFLSSRVPVFLSSRVPVFLSSRVPVFLSSRVPVFLSSRVPVFLSSRVPVFLSSRVPVFLSSRVPVFLSSRVPVFLSSRVPVFLSSRVPVFLSSRVPVFLSSRVPVFLSSRVPVFLSSRVPVFLSSQVPVFLSSQVPVFLSSQVPVFLSSQVPVFLSSQVPVFLSSQVPVFLSSQVPVFLSSQVPVFLSSQVPVFLSSQVPVFLSSQVPVFLSSQVPVFLSSQVAVFLSSQVPVFLSSQVPVFLSSQVPVFLSSQVAVFLSSQVPVFLSSQVPVFLSSQVAVFLSSQVPVFLSSQVPVFLSSQPFPLDRLLAGPSLGSL